A part of Terriglobus roseus genomic DNA contains:
- a CDS encoding anti-sigma factor, with translation MNEHLQFDEDLELYALGVLDADERDAFETHLATCSICKERLAQAQQRVGFWGTNVEQMQPSAHVKQSLMERVRLESSHRVVSQHSSERRSFWSFFSQPMLAWGCAAVVAVVAVILASQTQTLKNRLNSLQAEMQTQEDAAAKDRRVAELLTSPQTQRVALKQPTDAARPEGRVYYQPQQGLLFYAANLPAAPADHVYQLWLVPAEGAPISAGIFQANEKGEASVLLPTLPAGAVAKAFAVTVEPAGGVPQPTGPKVLVGLV, from the coding sequence ATGAACGAGCACCTACAATTCGACGAAGATCTCGAGCTGTACGCTCTCGGCGTTCTTGACGCAGACGAGCGAGACGCGTTTGAAACGCATCTCGCCACGTGCTCGATCTGCAAGGAGCGGCTTGCACAGGCGCAGCAACGGGTAGGCTTTTGGGGAACCAACGTTGAGCAGATGCAGCCCTCGGCGCACGTAAAGCAATCGCTCATGGAACGTGTTCGCCTGGAATCGTCCCACCGAGTGGTGTCTCAGCACTCATCCGAGCGGCGGTCTTTTTGGTCATTCTTCTCGCAGCCCATGCTTGCATGGGGCTGTGCGGCAGTTGTTGCGGTCGTTGCGGTTATTCTGGCTAGCCAGACACAAACATTAAAGAATCGTTTGAACTCATTGCAGGCGGAGATGCAGACCCAAGAGGACGCTGCAGCGAAAGACCGCAGAGTTGCCGAGCTTCTAACCTCGCCCCAAACACAGCGCGTGGCCCTGAAACAGCCGACCGATGCGGCGCGTCCTGAAGGCAGAGTGTATTACCAGCCGCAGCAGGGCTTGCTGTTCTACGCAGCCAATCTACCTGCAGCGCCAGCTGACCACGTGTACCAGTTGTGGCTTGTCCCCGCGGAAGGCGCACCCATCTCTGCTGGCATCTTTCAGGCAAATGAAAAAGGAGAAGCATCCGTGCTTCTACCCACACTTCCCGCAGGTGCTGTGGCAAAGGCGTTCGCTGTAACGGTGGAACCGGCAGGTGGCGTACCGCAGCCCACCGGGCCTAAAGTTTTAGTTGGCTTGGTTTAG
- a CDS encoding fasciclin domain-containing protein, with the protein MKNRLLVMCSMMLLLVAPSLRAQQDPMVGGAAMYPTKNIVENAANSKDHTTLVAAVKAAGLVETLEGPGPFTVFAPTNEAFAKLPAGTVDMLLKPENKAMLTKVLTYHVVSGKLDSAAIKTMLKEGHGKAELNTVSGGKLWVIEHGGKIMLKDEKGGMSTVTIADVYQSNGVIHVVDTVLMPN; encoded by the coding sequence ATGAAGAATCGATTGCTGGTGATGTGTTCGATGATGCTTCTGCTGGTTGCCCCTTCACTGAGAGCGCAACAGGATCCCATGGTGGGTGGCGCTGCAATGTATCCCACAAAGAACATCGTGGAGAACGCGGCGAACTCAAAGGATCACACAACGCTTGTTGCAGCGGTCAAAGCTGCAGGCCTGGTGGAAACACTGGAAGGTCCCGGACCGTTCACCGTGTTCGCCCCTACCAACGAGGCATTCGCAAAGCTTCCTGCCGGAACAGTAGACATGCTGCTGAAGCCTGAGAACAAAGCCATGCTCACCAAGGTGCTCACCTATCACGTCGTTTCGGGCAAGCTGGACAGCGCAGCCATCAAGACGATGCTGAAGGAAGGCCACGGTAAAGCAGAGCTGAACACCGTGAGCGGAGGCAAGCTGTGGGTTATCGAGCATGGCGGAAAGATCATGTTGAAGGATGAAAAAGGCGGCATGTCGACCGTCACCATCGCAGATGTTTATCAATCGAACGGTGTCATCCACGTGGTTGATACCGTCCTTATGCCGAACTAG
- a CDS encoding phage integrase central domain-containing protein, translated as MEAPTIVAMVKAIEERGAHDIAKRALETTGRVFRYAIAHGYVTRNPSADFKHADTLKPAREKNYALSMP; from the coding sequence ATCGAGGCACCGACGATTGTTGCGATGGTCAAAGCTATTGAAGAGCGTGGTGCACACGATATCGCCAAGCGTGCTTTAGAAACGACGGGGCGGGTCTTCCGATATGCCATTGCGCATGGTTACGTCACTCGCAACCCGTCTGCCGATTTCAAGCATGCCGACACTCTGAAGCCCGCTCGGGAGAAGAACTACGCTCTCTCAATGCCCTAA
- a CDS encoding RNA polymerase sigma factor, with protein MTVHDGEDATLMRSIAARDESALAVLYDRHSVPLYSLIRRIVHDEAAAEEILQDVFLHVWKVAPRFDQARGQLRGWLLVMARNRALSHLRKRQDVQVDDLDVYAIPTAGMQETIAEQNELTAKIHAALEEMSPELSQLFDLAYFEGMTHTEIAQRTGQPLGTVKTRLRSGLTSLRRVFQR; from the coding sequence ATGACGGTTCATGACGGAGAGGACGCCACGCTGATGCGGAGCATTGCGGCTCGCGATGAATCTGCGCTTGCGGTGCTGTATGACCGTCACTCGGTCCCCCTGTATTCGTTGATTCGACGCATCGTCCACGATGAAGCAGCCGCAGAAGAGATTTTGCAGGACGTGTTTCTGCATGTGTGGAAGGTTGCGCCACGCTTTGATCAGGCTCGCGGACAGTTGCGCGGATGGCTCCTGGTGATGGCCCGCAACCGTGCGTTGTCTCATCTGCGGAAACGCCAGGACGTACAAGTAGACGATTTGGATGTTTACGCGATTCCTACAGCGGGCATGCAGGAGACGATCGCTGAACAGAATGAATTAACAGCGAAGATTCATGCCGCGCTTGAAGAAATGTCTCCAGAGCTATCTCAGCTATTTGACCTGGCGTATTTCGAAGGCATGACACATACCGAGATTGCACAACGAACCGGGCAGCCTTTAGGTACAGTCAAAACAAGATTGCGTTCTGGTCTAACTAGCCTACGCCGAGTGTTTCAACGATGA
- a CDS encoding ferritin-like domain-containing protein: MNKLSRLITEDLSRRKFLAGAGMAVTALAAAGCGGNNNSSTTTPPTTPPTTPAVTDTDILNFALNLEYLEAEFYLRAATGSGLSSTDAGSSAGAVTGGSMVAFKTPAIQQYANEIANHELAHVRFLRKALGSAAVNRPAIDLTASFNAAASAAGIGSTFNPFQDENSFLLGAFVFEDVGVTAYHGAASLLTSTTNLAAAAGILATEAYHAGTIRTLIAQLGDPYLTTANKISMLRATAGGGAETTLDGSHIVAADSNSISYDRTTDQVLHIVYLSAAAGVVSKGGFYPNGMNGTIIASKS; the protein is encoded by the coding sequence GTGAACAAGCTCAGTCGGCTCATCACGGAAGATCTTTCGCGGCGCAAGTTTCTAGCGGGCGCAGGTATGGCAGTGACCGCGTTGGCTGCGGCTGGCTGCGGCGGCAACAATAACTCGTCAACAACGACTCCTCCAACTACTCCCCCAACCACTCCAGCAGTTACAGATACAGACATCTTGAACTTTGCGTTGAACCTGGAGTATCTGGAAGCAGAGTTCTATCTACGTGCCGCAACCGGCTCGGGGCTTTCGAGCACCGATGCTGGATCCAGCGCGGGTGCTGTGACCGGCGGATCAATGGTTGCTTTCAAGACGCCGGCCATTCAGCAATATGCAAATGAAATTGCAAACCATGAACTGGCGCATGTTCGTTTTCTTCGTAAGGCCCTTGGCTCTGCGGCCGTGAATAGACCTGCAATCGATCTCACGGCAAGTTTCAATGCGGCTGCATCTGCCGCAGGCATTGGATCCACCTTCAATCCGTTTCAAGATGAAAACAGCTTTCTTCTTGGGGCGTTTGTGTTTGAAGACGTGGGCGTGACTGCGTATCACGGCGCTGCAAGCCTTCTGACCAGCACAACAAATCTAGCCGCAGCCGCAGGCATTCTTGCCACTGAGGCTTATCACGCAGGCACGATTCGCACTTTGATTGCGCAACTTGGTGATCCGTATCTGACCACCGCGAACAAAATTTCTATGCTGCGTGCCACCGCTGGTGGCGGTGCGGAAACCACGCTGGATGGAAGCCATATCGTTGCAGCAGATTCCAACTCCATCTCCTACGACCGCACGACCGATCAGGTCCTGCACATCGTCTACCTCAGTGCCGCAGCGGGCGTCGTCAGCAAGGGTGGCTTCTATCCCAATGGCATGAACGGCACCATCATCGCTTCAAAGTCCTAA